cCAACAGGAATGTACAGGTATGTTATTAATAGCTTCGTATGCTGACaacattttcaaaacattacGCAGGCGATaataccgcgcgcgcggtattGTTTACCGGCGAATTAGCGCGCGACGTCTCAAATTGGCGCTAAAGAGGAAGCACGAGAATCGGAAGTAGCATGCAATCGTATCAGAAAATACGAACGAAGAAGAGGGCAATTGCCTGCGACAAAACACGCTCGTTAATGTCAATCTACCGATATAAATCGACGTCACTCCGAGCAATTACCCCGTTCTATCGATTCAAGGCTAATATTATGGCATAAGCAGGAAAACTACTCCAAGGTAACCGTAAGTTCGTTTCGCCCCCGAAACGCGAAGCATCGATTGAGACATCGATGGGCGCCCAATAGCCGCGGCTCTATCGTTACTATCCGCGTCGCGAAGACCGACacatgtgtgtgcgcgcgcccATCACTGGCTGCGATATCTAGCAAGCTTTACAGCCCGTTGAATTTAGAGCCAGGGAGTCATATATCCGTCCTCACATATATATGTCGCATACGACTATCAGACGCTTTGGGACACACGTGTATGCCCTTCTATCCTATTACGCAACCCATTGCCGAATGAAGCCTGTTTTCAATGACATAATTTGCGATAGAGTTCGAAATCTAAAGTAAACGCGGGTGAATCAAGATCgtttttaagtattttctttttaaaaatttattccattcgcttaatttattaaaagaataatataaatgggGGTGAATTCGatcaattcttaaatattataaaatatttaagaacgACTCGCTTTAGGTTATCGATTCGATTCATTTACTTTACACATGATTTCGTATAATACAACACACACATTTGAAGAATCAAAGTacacacataaaatacatatcattgatatatatttagtatcttgattttgcaaatgttttatgtattacACATAAAGCCGTAAAACGTACTTTATCGCGAATCATATTTTCTAAAGTGGGCTTTAACGTTGAAGCAAACAAAGGCATGCGTGCTGTTTCACAAGTAGTTCATCGTTTAAGATCTTCGTCGAGTTACGACAGCCTATACGAACAACGGTGACATTCGTAAGATTTATCATGGGTTTAATTAGAATTCCAGTGCATACCCATACGAGCGCTATGCCGTTACGGTATCCGCGGCGTGCTGCAAGACGGCATGTGGAACGTTAGAAACGGCACATATGTACCGTTCGCCCTCGGTCGTGTTTGAGCATGGATAGCCTCACGGATTATCGTCTTAGATGTGCGACATGCGACGCTGCTGCGCCGTAAAATATTACGATCTGCGCGAATCGCACGTGTCACAGTTTATCTTAAATATCACACTTATCTTCTGCCGCCCAAACAACATATAAATCAAGGTTTTCACGAGATCTCCTACATTCTTACTTTCCACATTACTACTTTTATgagttatattgttttattccaACTTATTGTActatagtaataaattatttggcGATCACTCAACTGAACGTTTGAAAGAATTTGAtgtataaaactaaattttcgCATCGTTTTCTTAAACAATGTTTTCGTGAAAATTGTAGCATTTAtagtatatttcatttttttcctgaattttattaaattgtatttaaagatttgtgACACAAGGAGCTTTAAAAGATTTGTGTAGTCTTAAGATtgagtaatttaattaaaacttaattctttGATGTACGACGGCTGAATAGTATACAGAAGTTTAAATTGGCTTAGACATTCTCGAATATCAAGGGATTTGAATATAAGTTGGTTTCTGGGTCAGTAGACCTGCTGCAATGCGATAAGGCGGCGacctcatttttttttttttcgagcaTTGCGCTATCTGAGCAAACTAAAAAGGTCGGCCCTCGAAATGGGGAATTGGGTCGTGCCTACGCTTCACGGTTGAGTGTTGCAACCTGAACGGAAGCCGTGCGAAGCGATAGTGCATTAGTGCGTGTCTGGTGCTTCCCCGTATGCACCTGCGTGCACTATGCAAGCGGTTAAGAGTTTCATGAATGATCGATCGCAACCGGTCGCAGCGCAGCGCGCGATCCTGACTTATATTTCAAGCCACGCATCCGGTATGATATCGCGCGATATTTACTATTGCATCCGCCTGTGTGGCGGATACTGTTTGCGGTCACGCGAACGGATATGCCGGCTTGGAACAATTCTACACTgtagtttttaaatttgtaataaatgcatggaataaattatttgtcgcGATTACACgtcaacaaaaataaagtagaaaCTGAAGGACAgaaatgaaatatgaaaatcatTAATGTGTCGATGATCGTGACAGAAATATCGAGACTTTCGCGCAAGGTCCACCTGCCGTAAATAACAAAGCGATCGTAAAAGTCTGCGTTTATTTCCGGAAGTAGCGATTCATGGTCGTATCGGCGGCGCATTCTCGTACTAAATTTGCCGCACCAATTGTGCCTCTCTTCGCCTGATTTTCTATGCTTCCGCATGAATGAAACATACCATTGAGTACGTTAGGTGACCTAAGTAAAACACAATGCACGCTATTTACGAGCAATGTCGACATATCTTCGGCGAGAGAATACCAGGCAAATGCTGCCAGGAGATCTTATCGTTGTCCGAAAGTGAATCACGGCCAAATCACATGTCGTgcgaaattcaaattttttgccAAGTATACCGCTGCCCTCGGTACCGCAATAAGGTCGTTCTGAGGTTGAAGGGGCTATTCCTCAGCACTCGTTGCTCGAACGAGATTTTAGCAGCGCGATTGCTCTCATAAAGTCCACatcagaatataattataaagataaaaagcaATTATACGAGATGAGATGGTGAAAAATGAGGTCGCGACACGAGATATCTTTCCTTCTCTCTGTCAAGTTTAGGGTTAACTGACGTAGCTTATTTTGAGAATAATCAAGCGTATCGCTTGCTCGCTGGACCTCGAGGTGCTATCGCGAAGAACGGCAAGCCGGGGCTCCTCTATCTCGCGATGTTATTCTTGTGTACGCGTCATCGCACGTTGGCGGAATGCAAGGCGAAGCCGGTGGTGTATAGTAGTAATTCGAGAGCCTCGATGCGTGACCGAGGGTCCCGAGGGGGATAACCCGgcggggagagagagagagagagagagagaaagaaggaagagagaagTGGCGAGTGAACGAACGCAGCGCGCGCGCTTCGCCGCTCGCAAACTCCGCCGCTCATGGCAAAAGTACACTTCCTGGAGTCAAGGTTAGCTAGCGCGCGCTCTGATGCAACAGGATGCCGGCCATTGACTTCGTCTCTATGAGGGTCATCCTCCCCTCGTCCTCGTCCTCGCGTTCCTGCGTCGTTACGCGAAAGTTTCCTGCTGCGCGTTGGGTGAATGCACTGCAGCGAGCGACTGGTTAAAGCGATATTATAGAGCATTGACgtcaacaatttaattataaaaaccgCGCGGAGGATTGGTTATGTAAATACCCGAATTGCTAATGCACTTTGttggatatttatttaaaataaatggtcaaaatatttttgataaaaaaagacgCATATCTTCTACATTCCGCGCACGgaaatatgtctatatatATTGATGTAATAATATGTCTATATTGATTTCGGCGTTCAACGACTGTCCGATCTCGGACATTCACTGATATACATGTCCTTTTCCTGCTGGCCTTCTAGCCGGATGGCCGATGATCTTGCCGGCTCAACTGTGTGTGTGGCCTTCTCCGCTGCTATTTCTATTACAAACATGTAATCCTCTGGTTGGAGGCAGCGCGTCGTTAACGCGGAACTTGCTAGATTGCGGAACTGCGCGACGATTCACCGAGGCTTTGTTGCGATATGAAGATACCGTAATAAAATGTGAGCGTTTCGAGAAACTACGTTGTCAAGATATTATCAGAGCAGATTCCACTTTCGCGgaaatatgtataaagaaCAATGTTTAACGTGGTTGTTCTGTTATACATAGCAGTTTATAATTGATTCTTTTTAACaattcgttattattattaatattattataaaatatgtatttaaacatatataacagatttaaaatatattacatacttttaaaaatagatatattttatataaatttaaatgtataatatattttaaatatattgtagttAAGTCCACTGTAGAGTACAACTCGAGCCGTATTTTTTGTCGATTCTATCTTAGAATTTCGTCACAATGTTGTATTCTAATCGCACTTGAACCGATCTATAGGCCGGGAAAAGTCAACGTTAGACATGTGGAAGGTTCGCGTCAAGGTCTGGTTCGTTAGTATTACAAGGCGAGACGTTACGAAAATGCGACACCTCCACGATAGCAACGGCGGCATTTATCAGATTATTACAGCCTATTGGCTGCGTTAACCTTTCACGGTGGAGAGGGTCGACGCGAGAGGGGGCGGAATCGAAGAAATTAATGCCTCGTTGAGATAAGACTTTTCGGTGGTTGCAATAACAGGCGGCGCGAAGCGAATGCATATTACGCGAGCAGACACGTGCTGATAAAATCCCTCCGAATCACTCGAAATCGTTAATCGAAATTGGGTCAATGACACTGTGCAATTACGCAACGTACAGTAATATTGATTCGTTTGCATGCGCAATTCCTTAACATTGTATGCATTTACATGTCTGACAACGGATGTTGGCGATGTCGTTGACGATGCGATGCGCGAGTGAATATTCATGGTTGAAATTATAGAGACGCTTTGTATTCTTCGcttgatataatattcttcaatttcaTCGATATTTCGTCAATGTATTCCCTTCggagaatattatattatcaatcaaTGACAATTAAATTCGTAAGAGTGAAtaattattgacaaaaattatatttctccaATAGAAATGAATTAGCGCGgtcttttaattcttaaaaaagttctattgtaatatatttaatcaaacttaattaaaaaccGCGATCTCTCGGCTCTCTTCTTTGAATGAATCAAGGTTGGTTGTTTCGAAGGCGCATTTATATTCGTCATTCTTTTTCATAGATAAAGCTACTCCCATGAAATccttgaataaatttttatagaacgAGAATAGCGTTCGTAGTCCAAGACATCGAATCGCGAGAGAAGCAGTGtgcaattaacatttttggacAAAGGCGCGTATCTATTTTTCGCGTCTCAAGTCAGCACCCTTCCTACGCTCGCGCGCACTCGTGTGCGTTCAACACCGATTTATCAGGGGGCAACCTCGAGTTTCACGGTCGCCTCTCCACGTGTCGCTTCTCGCGTATCGCAATGCGTATGTGTTGCGCTCGCTTCTCCTCGTCGCCCCCTCGCGCCGtcacttatttttttcgaCACCACTTTTCGCCGCACTGTGCAGCGAACTTCGAATACGTGCGAAGAAAACGACCTTGGTCCCACGCGGCCATTGGCTGGGCCCAGAAGAAGCTCGATCGGCGATTGGCCCATCGACTTTTCGTACGGACGAACGAGCCGAGCGGAGTCGAGCCGATACGGAACAAGCACACATTCGCCCGCTCGCACGCTCCGCTCGCTAGCACACTCTGCATCATCGACCTTGACGGGGCATTGACCGTCGTTCCCTTCCTTTGGCCGCCTTCCTCTATTTAGAGAGTTTTGTCGTTGCTCTAATCAAATCGACGGCCGCTCTTATCTCTTCGCAAAGCTCCAATACCGCGGGCGCAGCGCGTATCGCTACCGCGCAATCCACGCAAGGGGATGATCGGTCGAAGAACGCTCCGTGTAATTTTCCGGTGCTTCAGCTTCGAGACAACATGTAAACGTGTATGccgaatatttttgaataatacaaAAACCTGTTCCGATTTAATACCGAGATTTCCGGTTTTATCCAATTACATTTCTCTTTCATAATGTTGTTACACATCAATcattatatatctttcttaaTCCGAAAATCAGAGAATTCGTGCGTATTGTTTGTTTAACGCtatcttttgataaaaattcacgGTAACTCTTAAGACTTGTCGGTCGCTGACATCGGCACGCGGTTGACATTGACTTGAGAGAGCTACAATTGTTAAATTCATCGGCAGTGTATATTATTCGGTCACGGTGCACGTACAACGCGGCACCGAATTATTATTGCGTGTAGAAGGGGGAACGATGACCGTCGTAAGAGGCTTCGTCAAAAACCCTAACTCTCAAAGAGCTCTACCGGCTGGCCTTGGAATATGAATAGATTGCCCGCGAAGAGTGCATTGCACTGTTGCGTAACTACAAGCGTTTTATTTGCAAGTTTCGTGACGGCAGTGAAACTGCTGGCAACTTTGCTTCTCTTATTACAAAACCTCTTAGTAATCGCGCCGGGACAACAATATTAACGATATATTTCGCAACTCACATTGACAACagaattaacttttttattattatgttttgcCAAATTGCTTTATGTATAGGTATTATATAAGtgcgaaaatatttcaaacgatAGCTTTTGCACTCTCGCGGCGCCGCCGATGCTATCGCCCACCCGTAATAATCGATAATCTTTGCTCGACGGCATTGCCGTCCGTCTGGTCAAATCTATTCCTTAACTATAAAcattatcgaaataaataagcGCGATCGCTCTGAAAGCGCGCCCGTGCGTTATCTCTACTCGTTCATTCAGTAATAATCGTACTCTCTCGTCGGACTCGATGAGTCGATGACGGTGTTTGCGGCGTGTCATAAACACGTCCTCGAAACCTCCGCGCGTGCACGTTACGCAACGCCGCCGAAATTCTCTGCAACATATCGCGCGTATATTTTGCATGCGCCCTGATAACGGAACGCCCGCATATGTGCGTGAATTGCCGCGCTGCGCCGCAttacagaatttattataattcccCGGTAGCCTCTGtgttgataaattttgcatattttcattatttccaCAAGTGTGCAAAAAGTCGCGCGGTAAACTCGGCTGCCGTATCGCGTTCTACGCCTTTCCGAGCGCAGTTCGCAAATACGGGGATCCCGGGAGCTGTAGAATTTTCCGCGTCACAGATAGTGACACAGACTTTCGTGAACGATTTTTCGCGAAGAGTttgttattttgcatttttctgcGCAATTTGGCATTCCGCCTTCTTTGCCTCCCCTTCACGCTCAACTCTATTGTTCTCGTTGCGCGCGACGCAGTATCGTGCACGCGTATCCGCTTATGAACATTGACATAAGCGATGGCGTAAGCCTTGCCGGCCGGCATAGTCGCAAAACGCCCACACACACGCGCGACTCGGCCGTTGGCCCTTGCATAGCACATAGCAAGCAGAGCGTATATTTGGCGCGGAACACCTGTAACGATACGCGTGACGCTATATTAGGTATGTTATACATCAGCGAGATTATTAATACTCGACGATTACAAATGTGCTGGAatgcagaaaattattttcggtCGAAATCCGATATCGGACGTTTCTTACGCTCGTTAGAGATGgatgttattattatacttgcGGAACAAATTTACGATACGATTTATTTCGGTGCTTGCCGCGGGAGAACACGAACTATCACGGAATCGTGaaacttctctctctctctctctttctctttcttcctctcctACACGGATACGCGATCAATTCAATATTCGTCGGATAAGAGACTTGAAATTGGGCGCAACGGGGAGTATACGGAAATTTGATTCCACACCGAGACGAAGTTCAAAGAGTTGGATACACTTTGTGTCCTGGGAGCCACTAGGAAAGACAGGTGCTTTGAGTCACCTGGTTGTGCCTTCGTCacctttctcttttctctacTCGCACTTGATTTTCTTATTCGGTACTAACGATGAGCCTCCTCCCCGTATTCATCCAAACGCACGCCTGCGACGAGGCGCTTTCATGGAGCGCTCCGTTTTCTTACTTCGCGCACGGGATCGTCATGAAATAACGAAGAGGAATAACGCGCGACGCAGATATTACTCTTGATACTAATATACGtccgcaaatatttttgtgaaaattaaataaatttcaagaaagCTGAACAAAACATAATGAAATGTGTGATCGAGCTCTacattcaatttataaatgtaatagaaaactggtggatttaaaaaaaaaaaatgttccaaGATATCCGGCTTCAGGACATCGCAGAGGCTTCAACGGTCGTTTATGATCAtggcttcttttttttcacgcaCAACCGTTCCTGAATATCTCAGGCACCCTACGCGATCGCCCATATCGCATTACACGCCCGCGCGCTTGCGAGCGTGCATTATACATACTTGCGCGCGTGAATTACGAATTACGGAAGATCGTGTCCGAAGATGACCTACATACGCAGCGGCCTGCGAGAAAGGGCATCGACGTCAGGCGCGCTTAGGCCTCGGTTCCTTTATGTTTGCGTCGCGGAGAGGGAAATGTGGTGGgccggtaaaaaaaaaaagggttCGCCGGTCACCGGTTTCCTTTGCACGCCAAAATTCCCGCGCTCGTACGATAGTGGCCGCTTATATTGTAAGCCGTGAGAAAGAAAAGGCTGAAATGCGAGCGTACTCTTGTGCGTGGACCGAAACTTTTCATGCTAATTGCATGATATCCGAGTTTCGCGcgataattaatgcaattaacaTAGTAGAAACACACTTTTGTAACAGCGCatcgaattaaatttacagTAATGCTCACGGTGTTCGAATTAATACTGCTGTTTgcttctaattttattcaacttggtaaattagtattaatatttataattcactCATTACTTTTCTTTAGTGGGAACGATAATGATCCCTTCGTAATCACCTACAAGTTCCTATTTATTTGTGTTTCAGGAGTTACATTCAAAGCACACAGGTTAATTCTCGCAGCATGCAGCAAGCACTTTCAGGAGCTATTCGAAGGAATGCCGCCTTCTCCCGCGGGACTGATCGTTATTCTCGACGGGACGAGTGCCCACAATATGGCGTCCCTCCTCGAATTCATGTACCGTGGAGAGGTACACGTTTCCCAGGAATCCCTCAGCTCCTTTCTCAAGGCAGCTGAATGCCTACAAGTACGTGCCTGCCTTTTTCCGTAAATAATGGCCTTAAATAATGTTCCTCGAATAATTGTACACGTGCGacattatctatttttaaaatgtatcaaGCCTGTCATGAAAACTGTGATGAATAGTTAGGGATCATTTGTCTCGAAGGAAAACGCGTTGTCGCTCTTGTACGAATTGCGTgtttttattcgatattttcaaatatttaccgCAAAGACTCGGCTTTGCagttttttactaaaatataaaaaaatgctattaATATCAGCTATACAgaatacttattaaaataattgatgataTTCCTAGTAAggaacattaaaaaaaataatatttctgtaacttctttgatttatttttatcttgatgatttttatatttgatattcatGAGTGACGCATATCATTTTCCTTTTCAATGTAGGTTAAAGGTCTAACGTTCGAGCATGAAAAGCTGGCTGTGGCGCAGAGGCTCGTCGCCGAGAGCAACAATACCTTCTCCACGGACGAAGGCAATGGCGGAGGCGGGGGTGGCAGTGGCGGCGGTGGTGATAGCGTTCGGGGTAGTGTCGGAAACGGTAGCGATGGTGCTGTCGGTGCTGGTAGAATCGGCGGCAATGGGGGCGGCGGCGTCGGCGACGTGAATGATATGAGCGAGGCGGGCGAGGCCACCATGGTGAGGAATACTATGAAGAGGACCCAAACACCGTCGCCCGTCCCGGCGTATCCCGTGCCCCCCATGTACGCTTCTCATTACTACGACAGTCCGTCGAAGAGGCTGATGAGGTAAGGATATTTCACCGCGTAAAGAGTTTTATGGGAAATGCGACCTTCTTTACGTTCTAATGGCGATGACGTGACAATCCGCGGACGGTGGAGTGATAAATAACGCGCGATGTCTTAAAATTGTCCCTTCGACGAAATGGCTTTTTACGATTTCCGGCTTTAATTCGtcggaaaattttattttatttcaaatttttaatgtcgCGCAATTGTGTGATTCAGCGATTTTCGCCGTAAAGAATTTCTCCTTCGTACTTCTTTCATTCGTTTTTCCGGTTTCACCGGCTTCCGCCTCGTGTTACGTGTGTTTACCAAATATTCGCGCCGCATGACGCGCTTACGGATTACACGCGTGGAATTCTGCGAGTTGTGTATTTTTAGATCGCCGAGCGACGTCGATTCGCTGGGAAGAGCGAGCGTGTTGTGCGACGGCGCTACCCTGCGGCCGAGGTCCGTTCCGGAGAACCACTTATACACTCAATCGTTCATCCATTCCTCCGAAACTCCTTCGCTTCCCCACACCGCACCGCACACGCCCACGGAACTGGAACAGCTGGAGCGAGCGCGATCCGAGGAGCGCAACAACTGTCTCTCTGAGCTCAAGGAGAGCGTTGCCGAAGGTAAGACATTAACATTTCGCACCCTCCGAGATCGACGTAGAACCGGTGATCGAGCGGATTCCACGAAAGACTGAAATTTTCCATCGTGTCGCAGATCTTCGAATAAAACAGGAGCCAGTGGCACCGGTCGGATTGACCGATCGGGAAAGGGCAGAAAAGTTGGCGGAGAGGTTGTCCGGCGAGTCTTATCCCGGACGGGGGTTTGACGCGAGCGCGTACGGCCCGAATTCGGACCATCTGCCGCACGGAGCGCAGCTGGGTCCGGTGATGGTGTCGATGCCGCCAGCTCATCCGCCGACTCCCGATCAAAGTCCCGCGCCCACCACGCCCGCTATGTGGAATGCGAAGATCAACAAGGCCAGCACTGTCTCCACTATGGGCGGTGAGTGCCATTCATTGTTTTTGCATCGCGCGAGATTCGACAATGTGTGTTCCTCCACACATGTGTTGCCATGCATATGCAAAGCGGCGCGACtgcgaatttaatttaacataatccAAATGGTGAGTTCGCAGCTCCGTCGctcgtatattaaaaaagaaggaaagaaagaaaggaaacaCACGGAAAGATTGGATTTGCTGGAAATTATTTCTGTCGACTCGCGGCAAATCCACGCTCACTCGCGAAATACGGGTCGCATATTTACGTCAACGAATAATATTAGATCGCAAACATTCGTGCGCGAGAGATAACGATGTAGCTATTAACACATGAAATCAAGGTTGATGTAGTGAGTGAACGGGCGGAGTTTGCGAGGTTTGTTGAACCTTGCACGCACGCGCGCCTCGCACCACGTGTGTTTTGATCCATCGCCAAAATATACAGCGTGtacataaatgattaattccTTTATACTGtcgttttgaataattatgttttataacatCGAGACACGACTCGCGGCACCGGCGACATAATTCGGAGATTGCTTAAcgatctctctctttctctctttcgttttctctctttctctctgtcgaAACCCGTAGGCAGTCTTGATCCGATAGACTTTATCTGGTCTGATGCGCCGGGTAAGAGGGGCCTTCTGGCCACGAAGTTACCAAATGCATGGACGTTGCATCATCGGTTGCACGTGGAGCCTAACTGCGGATGTTGCAACTGCCGCATTCCTCATCCTTCTATCATTCTTCTTCTTCTACGTTCTTCTGAGTCATCTCGCGGCGCGATAAAACGGTGCATCGTAAAAAGCAACGAACCGTCTGGAGCTTTTGAAAAAGCATCCCATGTTCTTTCAGCTGTGAAATCTTTCAACGAACTCGCAGCTCGTAATTTTCCTTTCGCCGttcaatttcttaattttcaacGCGGGAAAGGGAAAAATCGATTTGGGATTTGATCGAAGAATTCACAGGCGGAAGATAACACGGCCGGTTTTCGCAACGGTTTCGTGTGGATCTTTTTTCGTCGTCCACGTGTACGTCAGTCTCCGCTTCGGCGACGCTCTAACgcgcagaaagagagagcgacgACGCCGTGGACGGACGTTGGATTTACAGGGTCTCCCCGTCCAAGCCCCCGGCGCCGTGGTGCCTTACGACTTGCCTTCACGGTGTGAACAAAGTGTACAAAGAGGATGCAGGCGACGGTGCAGCCATTGGGAACATCTTTTGCTTCGGCGAGCAAATCACCGAGCGTGATGCTACGACGACGTGCCACGTGAAACGGACACCGGCGTACCAACACCGACGAACCCCAGGGCTGGCCGGCGTCGGCGTCGCGGTGGCCACACGGCCGTCGCGGATGATGCTCCGACCATTTTTAATCGTCCGCTCGCTCGCCCGCCGCAAAGAAAGTAACGAAGCGGCAACTAATGCAACGGTTATTGACATTAGGCCCGCAGAGGAGAAAGGGCAAAGAAACGGGAAGGGCGGGAGGGGGTGGCCGAAGGGGGTCTGTGCACGTTAAACGTGCTCAGGGAAGAGTGAAAGAAGTCGCCGATAGACGGAGGAGCATCCGTGCGATCCGCTCGAAAGACTTCCTTTGCACTTTCAGCTACATTACTCCGCGATCCTCAAAGATTCTCCAGCGTTGcgtattagaaaaaaaaaaaaaaagattatcatCGCGGAGAAGCCCCGAGTGCGAGAAGCGAGATCGACGACATCGGGAcgagaaattttgttttaccGCTCTTCAATTATTCAAAAGCCGCGCGGACAAAGACGCAGAGGCGAAGAAGTGAATATCTCTGAAAAGAGgcacattataaaaaaaaaaaacgtaggATCACACAAGGCAGTCTCGGCACTATTGCGCTAATGTAGGTGTGACCGTGGCGAGTATTGCCAGAGCTCTTTCAGCTCGTCGAGGAGAAATGCGACGGAGAATCGCGCGGTGAGAAAAATCGTGACCGCTACAGTGTGTCGAGTTTATTCTATCGGAGTACAGTTATGCTCACGGAACACCGGTCGTCGTTAGGTGTTACTTTTTGTTAGATCCTACGCGCGAGTTGTGTTAGAAACTGCGCCTCGCCCGTCCCGATCATACTCACGGTGTGGAATTTACGCGACGTGTTGCGCAAGTTGTTTGGTGCGAAAAGAACACACGCCGGAGCGATACCTCGTGTTTCCAtagatttgaattttatagaagGTTCTTCGCGCACCGGCT
This DNA window, taken from Linepithema humile isolate Giens D197 chromosome 7, Lhum_UNIL_v1.0, whole genome shotgun sequence, encodes the following:
- the chinmo gene encoding zinc finger protein chinmo isoform X1; its protein translation is MYAPVGEGPRNQRPSLVNPWCLHLPAARAIGHERDQGGKYPLEGSCERSGEGHGVDPKGGIMDSHQHQFCLKWNSFGNNLATVFSNLFKSESLTDVTLFCEGVTFKAHRLILAACSKHFQELFEGMPPSPAGLIVILDGTSAHNMASLLEFMYRGEVHVSQESLSSFLKAAECLQVKGLTFEHEKLAVAQRLVAESNNTFSTDEGNGGGGGGSGGGGDSVRGSVGNGSDGAVGAGRIGGNGGGGVGDVNDMSEAGEATMVRNTMKRTQTPSPVPAYPVPPMYASHYYDSPSKRLMRSPSDVDSLGRASVLCDGATLRPRSVPENHLYTQSFIHSSETPSLPHTAPHTPTELEQLERARSEERNNCLSELKESVAEDLRIKQEPVAPVGLTDRERAEKLAERLSGESYPGRGFDASAYGPNSDHLPHGAQLGPVMVSMPPAHPPTPDQSPAPTTPAMWNAKINKASTVSTMGGKKLKCPYCERLYGYETNLRAHIRQRHQGIRVPCPYCSRTFTRNNTVRRHIAREHKVNCNSEDNNMKLFPQSNHSLSDSMQQ
- the chinmo gene encoding zinc finger protein chinmo isoform X2, with protein sequence MDSHQHQFCLKWNSFGNNLATVFSNLFKSESLTDVTLFCEGVTFKAHRLILAACSKHFQELFEGMPPSPAGLIVILDGTSAHNMASLLEFMYRGEVHVSQESLSSFLKAAECLQVKGLTFEHEKLAVAQRLVAESNNTFSTDEGNGGGGGGSGGGGDSVRGSVGNGSDGAVGAGRIGGNGGGGVGDVNDMSEAGEATMVRNTMKRTQTPSPVPAYPVPPMYASHYYDSPSKRLMRSPSDVDSLGRASVLCDGATLRPRSVPENHLYTQSFIHSSETPSLPHTAPHTPTELEQLERARSEERNNCLSELKESVAEDLRIKQEPVAPVGLTDRERAEKLAERLSGESYPGRGFDASAYGPNSDHLPHGAQLGPVMVSMPPAHPPTPDQSPAPTTPAMWNAKINKASTVSTMGGKKLKCPYCERLYGYETNLRAHIRQRHQGIRVPCPYCSRTFTRNNTVRRHIAREHKVNCNSEDNNMKLFPQSNHSLSDSMQQ